A genomic segment from Luteolibacter ambystomatis encodes:
- a CDS encoding Hsp20/alpha crystallin family protein produces MSTTLTETPRPTTIRPAFSTREDDAGFHVSVALPGVRKEDLKLSFRDGLLDLEAPRPGDGATVYRLTSRLERRLDGERIEAKHDNGVLEILIPLRQEALPKSIQIS; encoded by the coding sequence ATGAGCACCACCCTTACCGAAACTCCGCGCCCAACCACGATCCGCCCCGCCTTCAGCACCCGCGAGGACGATGCCGGATTCCATGTCAGCGTGGCCCTCCCCGGCGTCCGCAAGGAAGACCTCAAGCTTTCCTTCCGCGATGGCCTCCTCGACCTTGAAGCGCCCCGCCCCGGCGATGGTGCCACGGTTTACCGCCTGACCAGCCGTCTCGAGCGCCGCCTCGATGGCGAGCGGATCGAAGCGAAACACGACAACGGCGTGCTCGAAATCCTGATCCCGCTCCGCCAGGAGGCCCTGCCGAAGTCGATCCAGATTTCATGA
- a CDS encoding circularly permuted type 2 ATP-grasp protein produces MSHPGPYLFPVASLSGHAPSGAWDEMTGTTGKVRPLWSGLARAMEHWTAEERATLSESADHLLEDLGATYNIYSDAGGSGRPWRIDPLPLLIDAQEWNKVATGLGQRMRLLEMVLTDLYGPQKLLEEGLVPPDLVHANPHFLTNLRGIVPVGGRYLATVGFDLIRGDDGRWRILRDHTRLPGGLGQTLENRSVTTNVLQAEFETSRVAGITPFFELEREMLLSMSHERTQVPHMVLLTPGFRHPSYFEHAYKARVLGIPLVEPADLTVRERRLFLKTLSGLRRVDVLVCRLDDDSVDPLEFWTMGGGGVPGLAEVWRSGNVALANAPGTGFAATMALMPFLPGICRKWLGEDLKLPFVETWWLGQTPIREKVLADLQRYIIFPAFGPGQPVRCSSLGSNGRKLWLATLESRPHDFVVQRDITPSLAPVLDKGSFHSQPVIWRSFCLQSTDGPVTLRGGLGIVAKDGILLNEYSGAELTAKDVWVPDETSVTSEGPAIRLEGHQIARDPTGAEVPSRMAEHLFWVGRYAERIELATRLLRTTVKRLGGELTASRRAQRDACFALLRGLEILPPEATTLPPQPLPVLARLVHNPSAPHGLPSLIRPLLWNAASARDRLSDDTWRLFNRLEDLLHSDNSHPTASALVQTLDNLVLHLAAFAGMQAENMTRGHGWRFLEIGRRIERSLGVLSLLASAPDTGSPECPVLEPLLETCDSTMTYRRRHFSRPRWDSVAELLFSDPSNPRAAAAQARILSTQCETLPGDPQMGLLPRIREHVAALVQATSPSPDGIPDASGFVKRASAFEELSDLLTQHYFSHSVRRVY; encoded by the coding sequence ATGTCGCATCCAGGCCCATATCTCTTTCCCGTCGCGTCGCTCTCGGGCCACGCCCCCAGCGGCGCGTGGGATGAAATGACCGGCACCACCGGCAAGGTGCGTCCGCTGTGGAGTGGTCTCGCACGGGCCATGGAACACTGGACTGCAGAGGAACGTGCCACGCTTTCCGAGTCCGCGGATCATCTGCTCGAGGACCTCGGCGCCACCTACAACATCTACAGCGATGCCGGCGGCAGCGGCCGCCCGTGGCGTATCGATCCGCTGCCTCTGCTGATCGATGCGCAGGAGTGGAACAAGGTTGCTACGGGACTCGGCCAGCGCATGCGTTTGTTGGAAATGGTGCTGACCGATCTCTATGGTCCGCAGAAGTTGCTCGAGGAAGGCCTGGTGCCGCCGGACCTGGTTCACGCCAACCCGCATTTCCTCACCAACCTGCGCGGCATCGTGCCGGTGGGCGGGCGCTATCTTGCGACCGTCGGCTTCGATCTCATCCGCGGCGATGACGGACGCTGGCGCATCCTCCGCGATCATACGCGGCTCCCGGGCGGACTCGGCCAGACGCTGGAAAACCGCAGCGTGACGACCAATGTTCTGCAGGCGGAGTTTGAAACCAGCCGCGTGGCGGGCATCACGCCGTTCTTCGAACTGGAGCGCGAGATGCTGCTCTCCATGTCTCATGAGCGCACGCAGGTGCCGCACATGGTCCTGCTCACTCCCGGATTCCGGCATCCATCGTACTTCGAGCACGCCTACAAGGCCCGCGTGCTCGGCATCCCTCTTGTTGAACCAGCCGACCTCACCGTGCGGGAGAGGCGTCTTTTCCTCAAGACGCTCTCCGGCCTGCGCCGTGTGGACGTGCTGGTGTGCCGTCTCGATGATGACTCTGTCGATCCGCTCGAGTTCTGGACCATGGGCGGTGGCGGCGTGCCCGGACTCGCGGAAGTCTGGCGCTCCGGCAACGTGGCTCTGGCCAATGCGCCCGGCACCGGCTTCGCCGCAACCATGGCGCTCATGCCCTTCCTGCCAGGCATCTGCCGCAAGTGGCTCGGCGAGGATCTCAAGCTGCCGTTCGTCGAAACGTGGTGGCTCGGCCAGACGCCGATCCGCGAAAAGGTGCTCGCCGATCTCCAGCGCTACATCATCTTCCCCGCCTTCGGCCCCGGTCAACCGGTGCGCTGCTCCAGCCTGGGAAGCAACGGCCGCAAGCTGTGGCTGGCGACTTTGGAAAGCCGTCCGCACGACTTCGTGGTGCAGCGTGACATCACGCCGAGTCTCGCACCGGTTCTCGACAAGGGTTCGTTCCATTCCCAGCCGGTGATCTGGCGCTCGTTCTGCCTCCAATCCACGGATGGCCCTGTCACCCTGCGCGGCGGTCTCGGCATCGTCGCGAAGGATGGCATCCTCCTCAATGAATACTCCGGAGCGGAACTGACTGCGAAGGACGTGTGGGTGCCGGATGAAACGTCCGTCACCTCCGAAGGCCCTGCAATCCGCTTGGAAGGCCATCAGATCGCCCGTGATCCCACCGGGGCGGAAGTCCCCAGCCGCATGGCGGAGCACCTGTTCTGGGTGGGGCGCTATGCCGAGCGCATCGAGCTCGCCACCCGCCTGCTGCGCACCACGGTGAAGCGTCTCGGTGGTGAACTCACCGCCTCACGGCGCGCCCAACGCGATGCCTGCTTCGCCCTGCTGCGCGGTTTGGAAATCCTGCCGCCGGAGGCCACCACGCTGCCACCCCAGCCTCTGCCCGTGCTGGCACGCCTGGTTCACAATCCCTCCGCCCCGCACGGCCTGCCCTCGTTGATCCGTCCGCTGCTGTGGAATGCGGCTTCGGCGCGCGACCGCTTGTCCGATGACACCTGGCGCTTGTTCAACCGGCTCGAGGACCTGCTGCACTCCGATAATTCTCATCCGACCGCCAGCGCCCTGGTGCAGACGCTGGACAATCTGGTGCTGCATCTCGCCGCCTTCGCCGGCATGCAGGCGGAGAACATGACCCGCGGCCACGGCTGGCGCTTTTTGGAAATCGGCCGCCGCATCGAGCGTTCGCTCGGTGTGCTGTCGTTGCTCGCTTCCGCACCCGATACCGGCTCTCCGGAATGCCCGGTGCTGGAGCCCTTGTTGGAAACCTGCGACAGCACGATGACCTATCGGCGCCGTCATTTCTCACGACCGCGCTGGGACTCGGTGGCCGAGCTTTTGTTCTCCGATCCCAGCAACCCGCGGGCTGCCGCGGCCCAAGCGAGGATTCTTTCCACGCAATGTGAAACACTGCCCGGTGATCCCCAGATGGGATTGCTGCCGCGCATCCGTGAACACGTCGCCGCACTGGTGCAAGCGACATCGCCCTCACCGGACGGCATTCCGGACGCCTCGGGATTCGTGAAGCGTGCATCGGCATTCGAGGAACTCTCGGATCTGCTCACGCAGCATTATTTCAGTCACTCCGTCCGCCGCGTTTATTAA
- a CDS encoding NAD-dependent deacylase, with product MKVVILTGAGISAESGVKTFRDNHGLWEGHRVEDVATPEAFGRNSALVHDFYNQRRRQLSEVIPNAAHQALVELEKYLGNDFLLITQNVDDLHERAGSERVLHMHGELLKKRCVWCEVVTPCETTTSLDSTDLCEACGRDLGMRPDIVWFGEMPYYLDRIEIALRDAEVFIAIGTSAVVYPAAQFFAMASMHGAKTIEVNLAATARSNEFDQRLFGPATETVPKLVAELIAAR from the coding sequence ATGAAAGTCGTCATCCTCACAGGCGCGGGCATTTCCGCGGAGTCCGGAGTGAAAACCTTCCGCGACAACCATGGCCTATGGGAAGGCCACCGGGTCGAAGACGTCGCCACCCCTGAGGCATTCGGACGCAATTCGGCGTTGGTCCACGACTTCTATAACCAGCGCCGCCGCCAGCTTTCAGAAGTTATACCGAATGCCGCGCATCAAGCACTGGTCGAACTGGAAAAATATCTCGGTAATGATTTCCTGCTCATCACCCAGAACGTGGACGATCTCCACGAGCGCGCAGGCAGCGAACGAGTGTTGCACATGCACGGCGAGCTCCTGAAGAAACGCTGCGTCTGGTGTGAAGTGGTCACGCCTTGTGAAACGACGACCTCGCTCGACAGCACCGACCTTTGTGAAGCCTGCGGTCGCGACCTCGGTATGCGCCCGGACATCGTCTGGTTCGGTGAAATGCCGTATTACCTCGACCGGATCGAAATCGCTCTCCGCGATGCCGAGGTGTTCATCGCCATTGGCACCTCGGCGGTCGTCTACCCGGCAGCCCAGTTTTTCGCGATGGCCTCGATGCACGGCGCGAAGACCATCGAGGTCAATCTGGCCGCCACCGCCCGCTCGAATGAATTCGACCAACGTCTGTTCGGCCCGGCGACGGAAACCGTCCCCAAACTGGTGGCGGAACTCATCGCCGCGAGATAG
- a CDS encoding low molecular weight protein-tyrosine-phosphatase: MNATRKPFRVLFVCMGNICRSPAAEIVFRHHVVRAGLSDTITTDSAGTIGFHSGKGPDPRMSATLASRGYEIFGKSRQITAEDLDAFDLVLVMDRENLENVRSLDRSGDRHDKIRLFMEYGTRHGVTEVPDPYYGGQPGFEHVADLVEDASKGLLRSLS, from the coding sequence ATGAACGCCACCCGCAAGCCCTTCCGCGTGCTCTTTGTGTGCATGGGGAACATTTGCCGCTCGCCCGCCGCGGAGATTGTCTTCCGCCACCACGTCGTCCGCGCCGGACTCTCGGACACGATCACCACCGATTCCGCCGGCACCATCGGCTTCCATTCCGGCAAGGGTCCGGACCCGCGGATGTCCGCCACACTGGCATCGCGAGGCTACGAGATTTTCGGCAAGTCCCGCCAGATCACCGCGGAGGACCTCGATGCATTCGATCTGGTGCTGGTGATGGACCGCGAGAATCTGGAGAATGTCCGCTCGTTGGATCGCTCGGGGGATCGCCACGACAAGATCCGCCTGTTCATGGAATATGGCACCCGCCACGGCGTGACCGAGGTGCCGGACCCCTATTATGGAGGACAGCCGGGATTCGAACATGTCGCGGATCTGGTTGAAGATGCCTCGAAAGGTCTTCTACGGTCTCTCTCGTAG
- a CDS encoding KH domain-containing protein, which translates to MQVITEKLRGFLQYVAVQFIEHPAQAQLKVTELAPKKLRFKLVLTQTDVALLIGRNGFTASAIRSVMKAAADREGVHASLQIHSHEEEAEMMARDGGH; encoded by the coding sequence ATGCAGGTCATCACGGAGAAATTGCGCGGCTTCCTTCAGTATGTTGCCGTGCAGTTCATTGAGCATCCGGCCCAGGCCCAGCTCAAGGTTACGGAACTGGCACCGAAGAAGCTGCGCTTCAAGCTGGTGCTGACCCAGACTGACGTGGCCCTGCTGATCGGTCGGAACGGTTTCACCGCCTCCGCGATCCGCAGCGTGATGAAAGCCGCGGCCGACCGCGAGGGCGTCCACGCCAGCCTGCAGATCCACTCCCATGAGGAGGAGGCGGAGATGATGGCCCGGGATGGTGGGCATTGA
- a CDS encoding transglutaminase family protein, which produces MHYRIIHRTRYVYEGAVTVSHHLAHLAPRPLPTQRCPWHDLQIIPQPVGRSVRSDAFGNVTTYFEIEGSHTVLEVVACSLVEVKPSKLPDLDKTPSWESIRDACQAQSLTPASAAGEFRFSSPMVPVARDFAEYAKNDFTPGKPILAAVRDLTKRIHREFKFDTRATDVATPVHKVLERKAGVCQDFAHLMLACLRSLALPARYVSGYLETDPPPGRERLIGADASHAWVSVFCGDDHGWIDADPTNGIFPEQRHITVAWGRDFADVSPLRGVTLGAGDQRLFVGVDVLPVDE; this is translated from the coding sequence ATGCACTACCGGATCATCCATCGCACGCGCTATGTTTACGAAGGTGCTGTCACCGTCTCGCACCATCTGGCGCACCTTGCCCCGAGACCGTTGCCGACCCAGCGCTGTCCGTGGCATGATCTCCAGATCATCCCGCAACCGGTGGGGCGGTCCGTGCGGTCCGATGCGTTCGGAAATGTCACGACCTACTTTGAGATCGAAGGCAGCCACACCGTGCTGGAGGTGGTCGCGTGCAGCCTTGTGGAGGTGAAGCCATCCAAACTGCCGGATCTGGACAAGACCCCGTCATGGGAATCGATCCGCGATGCCTGCCAGGCACAGTCACTCACCCCTGCCTCAGCGGCAGGCGAGTTCCGTTTCAGTTCGCCGATGGTCCCGGTGGCCAGGGATTTCGCCGAGTATGCGAAGAACGATTTCACGCCCGGCAAGCCGATCCTGGCCGCGGTTCGTGACCTGACGAAGCGCATCCACCGCGAGTTCAAGTTCGATACCCGCGCCACCGATGTTGCCACCCCGGTGCACAAGGTGCTCGAACGCAAGGCCGGGGTTTGCCAGGACTTCGCTCATCTCATGCTGGCCTGTTTGCGCTCGCTGGCGTTGCCCGCGCGTTACGTGAGCGGCTATCTGGAAACCGATCCACCGCCGGGACGTGAGCGGCTGATCGGTGCGGATGCCTCGCATGCCTGGGTGTCCGTATTCTGTGGCGATGACCATGGCTGGATCGATGCCGATCCGACCAATGGCATTTTCCCGGAGCAACGCCACATCACCGTGGCCTGGGGACGGGACTTTGCCGATGTCAGCCCCTTGCGCGGCGTGACGCTCGGTGCGGGCGACCAGCGGTTGTTTGTCGGCGTGGACGTGCTGCCGGTGGACGAATGA
- a CDS encoding DUF2126 domain-containing protein — MSIHVALHHRTSYQYDRWVGHGPHVIRLKPAPHCRTRVLSYSLKVGPCEVFTNWQQDPQSNHLARIVFPDKTDRLDIEVNLVVEMAVSNPFDFFLEPAAEKIPFTYDQSLNHELAPFLLLEKPGVRLAARIERYRGPARPTMDLLVEINRDLQQDIAYTIRMEPGVQAPEETLTKRSGSCRDSAWLLVQMLRHLGLAARFVSGYLIQLKPDPDPRALVPDGAEQDFTDLHAWTEVYLPGAGWIGLDPTSGLLAGEGHLPLACSPDPSSAAPVTGALDKCESEMEHVMEVRRVYETPRTTMPYTDAQWQDILRLGKDVDRDLKDMDVRLTMGGEPTFVSMDDPEGGEWNTAALGETKRLLSGDLIKRLRKRFAPGGVLFYGQGKWYPGESLPRWALACYWRKDGVPAWEDDRLIADERIDYGHSSKEAKHFGNALAGALGVNPKHLIPAREDVFHLLLRERRLPVNVDPLESNLDDPEERARLARIFSQGPATVVGYALPLQRARDNRLPRWRSGPWFLRDETLYLLPGDSPMGYRLPLDSLPWVSEEDYPWIRHRDPMEPLGPLPRRERVMQVPGVPPEEKEPKRPAMQESASDTIRTAICFEARNGRLHLFLPPLEHVEDFLKLVEVIEQTAASLNMPVVLEGTPPPFDPRIQNFKVTPDPGVIEVNLHPAASWEELVSNSEILHEEARLTRLVPEKFMQDGRHSGTGGGHHIILGGDTPADSPILRRPDLLRSFLTYWNHHPSLSYLFSGLFVGPTSQAPRTDEARHDLVHELEIAFGTLKSQDTPPPWLVDRVFRNLLTDLTGNTHRTEFCIDKLFSPDSSSGRLGLLEMRAFEMPPHHQMSMAQQLVLRALTARFWKHPYEKPLVRWGSTLHDRWMLPHFVEADFNDVIADLNREGYPVDREWFKPQVEFRFPKVGDFVAGGVEIELRSAIEPWHVLGEEGTAGGTARHVDSSLERLQVKARGLTGERHRLACNGWTIPLHPTGTRGEFVAGIRYRAWQPPHCLHPTIRVHTPLVFDLIDGWNDLSLGGCTFHVAHPGGRNYNTFPVNAYEAEARRKARFFREGHTGGRIRLQQIPSSPDFPFTLDLRMIPADP, encoded by the coding sequence ATGTCCATCCACGTCGCCCTCCACCACCGTACGAGCTACCAATATGACCGGTGGGTCGGGCATGGCCCGCACGTCATCCGCCTGAAACCCGCACCGCACTGCCGGACGCGGGTTCTTTCCTACAGCCTCAAGGTCGGTCCCTGCGAGGTCTTCACCAACTGGCAGCAGGATCCCCAATCGAACCATCTCGCCCGCATCGTCTTTCCGGACAAGACCGACCGCCTCGACATCGAGGTGAACCTGGTGGTCGAGATGGCGGTTTCGAACCCCTTCGATTTCTTCCTCGAACCGGCGGCGGAAAAAATTCCGTTCACCTACGATCAATCGCTGAACCACGAACTCGCGCCGTTCCTTCTGTTGGAGAAACCCGGCGTGCGGCTGGCGGCACGGATCGAGCGTTATCGCGGCCCGGCGCGGCCCACGATGGATCTGTTGGTGGAGATCAACCGCGATCTCCAACAGGATATCGCCTACACCATCCGCATGGAGCCGGGTGTGCAGGCGCCGGAGGAAACCCTGACGAAACGTTCGGGTTCCTGCCGGGACTCGGCCTGGCTGCTGGTGCAGATGCTGCGGCACCTCGGCCTCGCGGCACGCTTCGTCTCCGGCTACCTGATCCAGCTGAAACCGGACCCGGATCCACGTGCCTTGGTTCCGGATGGTGCGGAGCAGGATTTCACGGACCTGCATGCCTGGACGGAGGTCTATCTGCCGGGCGCGGGCTGGATCGGTCTCGATCCCACCTCCGGCCTGCTCGCCGGTGAGGGCCATCTTCCCCTCGCCTGCTCTCCCGATCCTTCCAGCGCCGCACCGGTCACCGGAGCACTGGACAAGTGCGAATCGGAAATGGAGCACGTGATGGAAGTGCGCCGCGTGTATGAAACACCGCGCACCACCATGCCCTACACGGACGCCCAATGGCAGGACATCCTGCGGCTGGGCAAGGATGTGGATCGAGATCTCAAGGACATGGACGTGCGCCTGACCATGGGCGGCGAGCCAACCTTCGTCTCGATGGATGATCCCGAAGGCGGGGAGTGGAACACCGCCGCGCTCGGCGAAACCAAGCGGCTCCTTTCCGGCGATCTCATCAAGCGGCTGCGCAAGCGCTTCGCCCCCGGCGGCGTGCTGTTCTACGGCCAGGGCAAGTGGTATCCCGGTGAATCGCTGCCACGCTGGGCGCTGGCCTGCTATTGGCGCAAGGACGGCGTGCCCGCATGGGAGGACGACCGACTGATCGCGGATGAACGCATCGACTACGGCCATAGTAGCAAGGAAGCGAAACATTTCGGCAACGCCCTCGCCGGCGCCCTCGGCGTCAATCCGAAGCACCTGATACCCGCGCGCGAGGACGTCTTCCACCTGCTGCTGCGCGAGCGGCGGTTGCCCGTGAACGTCGATCCGCTGGAATCCAATCTCGATGATCCCGAGGAGCGCGCGCGTCTCGCCCGGATCTTCTCCCAAGGACCCGCGACAGTGGTCGGCTACGCGCTGCCGCTTCAGCGCGCCAGAGACAATCGTCTGCCACGCTGGCGCAGCGGCCCGTGGTTCCTGCGCGATGAAACGCTCTACCTCCTGCCCGGCGATTCGCCGATGGGCTATCGTCTGCCGCTCGATTCCCTGCCATGGGTCTCGGAGGAGGACTATCCATGGATCCGCCATCGCGATCCCATGGAGCCCCTCGGCCCCCTGCCCCGGCGCGAACGCGTGATGCAGGTGCCAGGCGTGCCGCCGGAGGAAAAGGAACCGAAGCGCCCGGCGATGCAGGAGTCCGCATCGGACACCATCCGGACCGCCATCTGCTTCGAAGCTCGCAACGGTCGTCTCCACCTGTTCCTGCCACCCTTGGAACACGTGGAGGATTTCCTGAAGCTGGTGGAAGTCATCGAACAAACCGCCGCGAGTCTCAACATGCCGGTCGTGCTGGAAGGGACGCCGCCGCCTTTCGACCCACGCATTCAGAACTTCAAGGTCACACCTGATCCCGGCGTGATCGAGGTGAACCTCCACCCTGCCGCAAGCTGGGAGGAGCTGGTGTCCAATTCGGAAATCCTCCATGAAGAAGCACGCCTCACGCGGTTGGTGCCTGAAAAGTTCATGCAGGACGGACGCCACAGCGGTACCGGCGGCGGCCACCACATCATCCTCGGCGGCGATACTCCGGCGGACAGCCCGATCCTCCGTCGCCCGGATCTGCTGCGGAGCTTCCTCACCTATTGGAACCACCATCCTTCGCTTTCCTATCTATTCTCCGGCCTGTTCGTCGGCCCTACCTCGCAGGCGCCGCGCACCGATGAAGCCCGCCACGACCTGGTCCACGAGCTGGAGATTGCCTTCGGCACGCTCAAGTCCCAGGACACACCACCGCCCTGGCTGGTGGACCGCGTGTTCCGGAACCTCCTCACCGACCTCACGGGGAATACCCACCGCACCGAGTTCTGCATCGACAAACTGTTCAGCCCGGACAGCTCCAGTGGTCGGCTCGGCCTGTTGGAGATGCGGGCCTTTGAAATGCCCCCGCATCACCAGATGAGCATGGCCCAGCAGCTTGTGCTGCGGGCGCTCACGGCACGGTTCTGGAAACATCCCTACGAGAAGCCGCTGGTGCGCTGGGGCAGCACGCTTCATGACCGCTGGATGCTCCCGCACTTCGTGGAGGCGGATTTCAACGACGTCATCGCCGATCTCAACCGCGAGGGCTATCCGGTGGACCGCGAGTGGTTCAAGCCGCAGGTCGAGTTCCGTTTCCCGAAGGTCGGTGACTTCGTCGCCGGTGGTGTGGAGATCGAACTGCGCTCGGCCATCGAGCCATGGCACGTGCTCGGCGAGGAAGGCACAGCCGGAGGCACCGCCCGTCATGTGGATAGTTCCTTGGAGCGCCTGCAGGTGAAAGCCCGCGGCCTGACCGGCGAACGCCATCGACTGGCCTGCAATGGCTGGACCATTCCGCTGCACCCCACCGGCACCCGCGGCGAGTTCGTGGCGGGCATCCGCTACCGCGCCTGGCAGCCGCCGCATTGCCTCCATCCCACGATCCGGGTCCACACCCCCCTGGTGTTCGACCTGATCGACGGATGGAACGATCTGTCGCTCGGCGGCTGCACCTTCCATGTCGCCCACCCCGGTGGCCGGAACTACAACACCTTCCCTGTGAACGCCTACGAAGCCGAGGCCCGTCGCAAGGCCCGCTTCTTCCGCGAGGGACATACCGGTGGCCGGATCCGTCTCCAACAGATCCCATCAAGCCCGGACTTCCCCTTCACCCTCGATTTGAGGATGATCCCGGCGGACCCGTGA
- the lipB gene encoding lipoyl(octanoyl) transferase LipB, translated as MKVVDLGNNVDYEEGLRLQDEAVAAVLDDSGPEVLFLLEHAPVYTIGRLRDQSSLRSRETLPHPVFEISRGGQATFHGPGQLVGYPVLDLRTRDRDLHAHLRRLEDAIIHTCRHFDVPADRREGLTGVWVENRKLASIGVGVRKWISMHGFALNVTNESLPPFFAITPCGLDGVSMTSIEQECGRLVTVKEVAEVIAAELLR; from the coding sequence ATGAAGGTCGTCGATCTCGGGAACAACGTGGACTACGAGGAGGGACTGCGCCTTCAGGACGAGGCCGTGGCCGCCGTGCTCGACGACTCCGGGCCAGAAGTCCTTTTCCTTCTGGAACATGCACCCGTTTACACGATCGGGCGTCTACGCGATCAATCGTCGCTGCGTTCCCGCGAAACATTGCCCCACCCCGTTTTCGAGATCAGCCGCGGCGGCCAGGCGACGTTCCATGGTCCGGGTCAGCTCGTCGGTTATCCGGTGCTCGATCTGCGGACCCGCGACCGCGACCTCCACGCGCACTTGCGGCGGCTGGAGGATGCGATCATCCACACCTGCCGCCACTTCGATGTTCCCGCGGATCGCCGCGAAGGACTCACCGGAGTGTGGGTGGAGAACCGCAAGCTCGCCTCCATCGGTGTCGGCGTGCGCAAGTGGATCTCCATGCACGGCTTCGCGCTCAACGTGACCAACGAAAGCCTGCCACCGTTCTTCGCGATCACCCCCTGCGGACTCGATGGCGTCAGCATGACCAGCATCGAGCAGGAATGCGGACGATTGGTGACGGTGAAGGAGGTTGCGGAAGTGATCGCTGCCGAGTTGTTGAGGTAG
- the ruvC gene encoding crossover junction endodeoxyribonuclease RuvC, whose product MRVLAIDPAIRNTGYAVLEGDSRQPRLLAYDVISIPDRLPQSAALAAVRTHLGHLIEQFSPDEVAVEGIIYVQSHKTAISMGAARAAALIAAADRGLSVYEYAPKRVKQAVVGKGTADKQQVAFMVRALLGLSETPPHDAADAIAIALAHLQSSDPLKAKLLERRLV is encoded by the coding sequence ATGCGTGTCCTTGCCATCGATCCCGCCATCCGCAACACCGGCTATGCCGTGCTGGAGGGCGATTCACGCCAGCCCCGGCTGCTGGCCTATGATGTGATCTCGATCCCGGATCGACTGCCGCAATCCGCCGCACTGGCCGCCGTGCGCACGCATCTCGGGCATCTCATCGAGCAATTCTCGCCGGATGAAGTGGCGGTCGAAGGCATCATCTACGTGCAGTCTCACAAGACCGCCATCAGCATGGGGGCCGCGCGTGCCGCGGCGTTGATCGCGGCGGCCGACCGCGGGTTGTCGGTGTATGAGTACGCGCCGAAACGCGTGAAGCAGGCGGTGGTTGGGAAAGGCACGGCGGACAAACAGCAGGTGGCCTTCATGGTGCGCGCCTTGCTCGGACTGAGTGAAACTCCGCCGCACGATGCCGCGGATGCGATCGCCATCGCGCTCGCGCATTTGCAGTCGTCCGATCCGCTGAAGGCAAAGTTGCTCGAACGGCGGTTGGTGTAA
- a CDS encoding Hsp20/alpha crystallin family protein: MNRPSYCSNRTYDRRGRAFGGPSSFRESIEETPEAFSLKLDLPGVRKDELKLEIKDRVLTLTVTPTEERAFVTASSRAWRVGPDIDAENLTARLENGILELTLPKRQPAAPETRNIDIQ, from the coding sequence ATGAACAGACCTTCATATTGCAGCAATCGCACCTATGACCGCCGCGGCCGAGCCTTTGGTGGTCCTTCTTCCTTCCGCGAATCCATCGAGGAAACTCCGGAAGCGTTTTCCCTGAAGCTCGACCTCCCCGGCGTCCGTAAGGACGAGCTGAAGCTTGAGATCAAAGACCGCGTCCTGACCCTCACCGTGACGCCGACCGAGGAGCGCGCGTTCGTCACCGCCTCGAGCCGCGCCTGGCGTGTCGGACCGGACATTGACGCGGAGAACCTCACCGCCCGCCTCGAGAACGGCATTCTCGAACTCACCCTGCCGAAGCGCCAACCCGCTGCTCCGGAAACCCGCAACATCGACATCCAATGA